In the Salmo trutta chromosome 13, fSalTru1.1, whole genome shotgun sequence genome, AACATTTTCTAACACGCCTTCACtgcaacaacattctcagtaatggGGGAAAAACTGACTTGCTATCACTGTGATATTtggttgtttatctaccttagttgaatgcactgactaagtcgctctggataagagtgtctgctaaatgaacaaactgtaaatgtaaaaatgaacaattgcaaagcacactgggtattattattgGCCTTGTTTTGGGGGAGGAGCTCATGACAATAATACCAAACATGCTTTGCAGGTGTTcattttaacatttacatttgtcatttagcagacacccttATCACACCATAGTGCAATTAGACTTCTGATACCAATGTATAGCATCacatagccattgattcttgaagagtaaaacttataaatgtctcatgagcttagtttaactgtcttactcatcacaacccaataatataagcttgttttactccattgtttgtgaagtatgtaaacaaacactgtacagcTTCAAAATATGATTAAAACTGTtgtttgatatcatggatggtcagtccttgcatcaatAGCTCCAtatatgaatttgagtggtttctcctgccccatccctcagctgtttactaaAAGAAGTGGCGGAGTGACCGCTTTGTTGTTTAAATCCCAGATTTCCCTTTTAACTGCTaaattatgacaacatttttcTCTTCGTCACCTAGGTCTGTCAGCACTATGTGGACTCCTATACCTGTACGGGCGCTACCAGTACTTCAGGGGCTATGCTAAAACGGCACATGGACGGTAATGACCTATCGGTCTGTCCCTCGGGGCCTGTTCCTATAATTATGCCTCATTCCTTGGCATTGCAGATCATCGTTCTGTTCCTTGGAATTACATGTCTGGCGTATTAGATCATTGATTCTCAAGAAAGGGAGTAAGGAGTGATTTCATTTTGAAGTATAGAATCAGAATCAGTGTTCCCTCATAATAAATAGCAGCAGGTGCCTTCTACATGTGGATACCAGAGCCTTCTTTTTGCAGAGTTGTCAAAATGGGGTGGTCTGTTTTCTATTATCTGGAGGCTTGAACAATTCCTCAACTGTCACTTTCCCTGTATCTTTCCCATAGGAAGTTTTTTAGAAAAGTTGAATCTCGTATTCTGTCCAAATGTAATTTAGTCTTGTTCAGTCAATGTACTCCAAACCAACAATATTAAGTCATTGTTTCTGAATTATTGTGCAACGCATTGCTGAGAATTAAATTATCTTGctctcccccccctctttctctccttcccagaCTAGCCCCTCTGTATTTCTGTGCCAAGGTTCTGTGGGTTCTGATCGGGTTTTCCGCCCTGGGGATTCTGGGTTCTATGTGTCGGTTCTACCTGGATCTGGACCTGAAGCAGCTCGCCAGTTCTATCCTGGACCTGACTGAGGAGGAGGGGGCGGGACTGTAAGGGATGAGCAGGAGAAGAGATTTAAAGGAGAGATGATGGGATACACTAACAACTGCAGACAAGCTACCTCCATTGCCAAATCAAGACTACTAAATGGAATTGTTGATTGAAGTAGGGAAAGATGTGTTCCAACCTTGAGCTGCAGTTTTGAAATGATAGTTATGTCCGGTCTTGGCCTATTGTAGGCTATTTTACAAACTGCTTGTAACCTCATTTAGATTGAGGTTACAGTCCCCCTAAACCAAGGCATGTTTCAGACTGAAATATGGAACAAAAACATTGTTTTGATGAAAGCAAACAGGGTAGGCCTATTCATTAATTAGTAAAGTTAGCTTAATCTTTTCCAAAAACCTGCATACCAAGTGTAAGCTCATATCAAACACAGCCAAAAGAAAACACCTGCAAAATGTGAGTACCTAATAGTTAAGAAGGGAATCATTTAAGCTTTAATGCTTTTAACTGTGTGTCTCAACTCATATTATTAAGCGGATTACTCCGTTAAAACGGGAGCGAACAGTGATATTGATTAGAAAGAAGCACCTGTTTGGGTATCGTGAGTCGCAGCTCAAATTGCCCCCAGTCCTTCATTTAGCAAATCACCTTGCAACTCCAGTAGGCCTAAGTGTTTTTCAGTTTAGACAGAGAATATAGGCTTAAACATTTTATTTAGTTGTCCAGTGTGCTGACTGACTAGTGTGCTAGCTAGCCTGTGTGTTTAGTGTCATTAATTGCCATAAGAAAAAGGCTTGTGGAAAAAGCAACTCCCTTGCTATCATTATTGCCAAAAAATTAAATGTTAGATTACTTCACTTGGCTACTATTAGGCTACTAACTAATCCACATTTGTGAATTCCAACTCTGTTCAAGCAAGGGTACTTCCTTACAAAATTAGCAAGCAATTTGGTAAAACCCGAGAGAAAAAAAGGGGCTAGACTGTTGTCATAAGTGTGCTGATGCATCCAAACGATGTTAAAGccccatgtttattttatttagaaaTTATTTTATGTCTAAATCTGTTTGTTTATTGAAAATAACTCAATATATTTATAATTTACTTCCCCGAGCATCCTTTTGCCATTGGAATGCTCAGTCTGATCTTGTGGGTGTGttgatacaaatgtaaatatatttacatactcAGCCCTGATTGGTGGATAGAATTgtctagaccagggatgggcaactggcggcccaGCCCTCCCTTTGTAGGCCCGCGGACCAATTTCCAAAGACCAAAGAAAATATTGTTGCGATCTAAACTTgcagtaatcatggtcgaattaccaaacatttctctccactctattgcaaaatgtgtagcaTTGCAGTAagttagctgtaaaactgcacatttttctctctgcaccatggcaaaatgagtagaattgcatgaaatgatttctaaaattgctaaatcttctctctgctccattacaaaatgtgtagatttttagcaaacttgctttaaaactgcaaatgtTGCTTAGGGCCTCCAAAAGGCTAGGGTCTGCTCtaactgcatgtgtgggtatgcagacccacGAGCCACTACGGCCTcccatgatgagttcagatttttttgtggccCTCACCCCCATCAacgttgcccatccctggtctagacTCTAGAGCCTACCCCGTGTACCCCTTCAAAGTTGGAGaatacatatgcaaataaaagatgattggtcagaataatcagaTTCTGATGTCATTATCTGGACCAAAAATGCCATCTCACCTAAAGAAAGGTACTTTACATTTTAATGATTAAATGGGCCAAATTTTGCATGTTAACTGACCATTTTATTTTGGGTAAGTAAAACATGACCTCTTTTTGGCCAATGGactaaaggcccaatgcagctgtttaTATATCAATATCAAAAATATCTGCGTAACAATTTAAACCTTACAGTAATAGTTTTCCATTAAAattgaccaaaatagctttttagcaaaaatTAATTTTTCTAGCAATAATTTTTTTCTCTGTCTAACTTGGAGTGGTCTTAGTGGGGAGGAGAATTTAAAGTAGCTGTTATTAGCAGCGAGGTTTTGAACGCTTGTTATTGGTCTGTTAACCAACTATTAGCCTGGTGATGTCAAGCCCAAACTTAAACCCATTCAAAcatgctgattagaaggtcctgtgtggATAGTTGCTTGTTGAAAATACAATCAGGAAATAACTGACTCATTTTTTCACAAGTTTAATCAGCTGTTGTgcaatatgatataaaacacagggaaaaactGATTTTTCATTGCACTGGGCCTAATGTCAACACAGGTATATTGTGTAAAATGGTTTTTGGAATCCCCTGTTTTCCATTGGTGATTTAGTTTCTGTTGTATGGCATAGTGATCTGTGCTGGATCTTAGTGTTAAACATcaagaaataaaaaacatttggATTACTGTTGATATTTGATATCTGCTcatttgtacatttttatttgaatATAATCTTTGGTGAGATGTTCATTTGCACTGAAATTGTAACTTCATAAATAAAGCAACTAACTTTGTGAATGTTAAACATTAGTTATTCTATTTGTATTGAAGTTGGGTAGAAATTTGAAATAATTTGAGACCTATGCACATATGGGGGACACTGTTTGGGCTCCCCAAATCCTTCAGCTTTAGCAGTTTGTCGTTTGGGGAAAATCTGATCATTTTAGGAaaagacaaacacagagagaccAGCATATGGTAGCTTTAAAGACTTAAAGCTACCACAGATGAGGAGGGATACAACGCAGCTTCTGCTACTTCTGGATGGTATTTTATAGTGGAGTAATACTACTTTATTTATCCTGTAAATATGTCATTATTTGTAAGTGTTTGTTAGATTTGACTTGTTTTTGGATTTCAAAAAATATTGCTTATTTCTGGTGGTTTTGACCCACATATTTGCAGTTTGACTGGCAGGTCACCTGTTTTTGGCTTGCAAGCTGGCTAATTGTTTCTGGTTTTTCAAATGATGCATCGACACTGGACCAGCTTTTTTGTTATACCTGTCTGCTGGTTCCTGATCTTTTTGAAAACATCAGTTGAAGAGTCCCCTGAAGCTTGAGAGGATTGGAAGATGCAGTGCTGAGGCAGAGGGCTCGTAGTGAGGATGGCTGGCTACTACTCTGAACTGTGGGTGAGCTTTCAGGCGCACAGAGCTGCTGTATGGCACCAAGTGGGTGTCATACATTGTGAAGGAGGAGAAGTCCAGTAGCTGAACCATCATCCTTCCTCTGATCAAGCCATGAACTGTCCCTCCATCTTTGGAAGATGCATGCACAAAGATTTGGCCTCTATTGGTTGACCTAACTATAGCTAGGCTTCTCATTAtgtatttcttgttttttttgccTTTGAAGCGCTTTGAGATTGCTATGAAAATAATTATACAAATGTAATTTATGATTATTACTATCCCGGAGTCTTACTGTACACTGGAATGATTCTAAATGTCATTGTCCTCCAACATTTCCATGCTGTTGCTATGGTAATGTGCAAAGATTCCATACCATAACAGAATAATGAGTAATATTTATAAAGTAATTTTCTCAAACCCAAGGCGCTACACGCCTTGAGAAGCATGAAAAGTATCAGAGAGGAGTGGCAGGAGGAGTGGGTAAGTTAATGATTAAGTCTTCATCTCCATctgtaatatatttttttcaaataaaatgattttttttctgtttcccaattttgatcttgtctcattgctgcaactccccaacgtgcTCGGGAGGCGATGGTCGAGTCAAGCGTCCTCCAATTTATGACTCGCcaaaccgtgcttcttaacacccgcccgcttaaaccgaaagccagccgcacctatgtgtcggaggaaacactgttcaactgacgaacGGGGTCAGCCATGAGCCAAGTGAAGCCCCCCCCGGCCAAAGCATCCCCCAACcctgatgacgctgggccaattgtgcaccacccctaTGGTACTCCCCGATCAGggccggttgtgatgcagcccgggatcgaaccctggtctgtagtgacgcctctcagCGTATTCTTCTGGAGGTGTTTTAAACCTATTAATCAGATCAGGGCTGACCAACTCTCTTCAAGAGATACTATATGTGCAGGTTTTCTTTGTTGCAAATAAATGTAACTAATCTATGTGGATGTTTAGAAGAGGTCCTGGTCCTGTCATCATGGAGCCTTAACAGGACGGTAGGAAAGGCTTGGTTGTTGATTGTGCTCTGAATGGAAGTGGAGGGTCAAATGAGGTGCTTCTACATTCAGTTGAATGTATCCCAGAGGGGGAACCCTTAACTGGACACCACAGGTTTATATATTGAGGGGTTGTTTGACTGTTTATACAAACTTTTTGGtagaatgatttttttttaatttgggAATTTAtgcaacatactgtacataatgtATGGTCAGGTGTTTTTAAAGCAGGGttgaaacaaaagcctgcacaccctcgAAAGGAATGTTGGCTATCCCTGTCTTAGATGTTTAGGGACTACGGAAACACTGTTTTCAGTTCTCTTCTGCACGAAATGAATGTTGTGCAATGCATCATGCCTGCATTAGTGTAAAACATTCCcagaaaaatgtattaaatgattCACCAGGGCAGGAGCAAACCCGGCGCAGGAACCCGAGGTGAGCCAGAGCGCCGTCCCAAGATGTCCATATTCAGAGAGATGTGGGATAAACTGGGGACCCCGTCGACGGCCCTCTCCCCAGGCAACTGGAACCCCAAACTCCCTCCCGCCAGGCTCGACGCCTCCCTTTCTTCCCTTTACTACCTTGACTTCAACTCCCGTGAAACCGAGCTGGGGCCCGATTACGCCCCCCTGGCCCTCACCCTGGGGGGCCACAGCCTCATCTTCCAGGAGGGCCAGTGGCTGTTGCAGCAGAGGCCCCAAGGGGCCAAGGGCCGGAGTCCAAAGGCAGGGGACCGAACCCGCATCCACCGCCTGAAGAATAAGAACCGGGAGTTACAGGAGGAGAATAATGCCCTGAAGATCCGGGTGGAACTGCTGATGGACATGCTGGCAGAGACCACAGCCCAGCTACAGGGCTCTGATCCTGGGGAGGGGGGAAGCCAGGACAGCCTAGCAGTACCACAAACACCTCAGTTGAAAAGGGCAAGCTTCCAGATTGGGTCTACTAAAAGAAAGTCCTAAAACAGTATGATAACAGTGGGACCGTGTGAAGTGGATGAAATGGTTCCTGCTGGACGAATAAACGGAGGTTGACTGTCATCTGTTTCATTGGTCTTGGTGTTTTTTTTAGAATGATAAGTATTTGACTGGCTATTCTAGCCTGTGCTACAGCAAGTGTGTTGGCGTTAGGGCAGCTTTATACCACTGCTGATGCATAGTTGTCTGCTGAGTGCTTTCGGGTGTGTGGTGGAGTGATGGGAAATGAGGCTGGAGACACCATGTTTTTCGCTTTCAGTTTTCTGACACAGATCCTTAGCCAGGATGTGCTATGCAAAAAAGTTGAGATCCCGCTAACTTTTTAGTTGGACGGTGCAACGAAAATGTAGTGCATCTCATATCTTTCCCTTTTGATTTGCCCCAAAGCATGGCTGTCATTGAACGCCATTGGTTTGACTGAGTTTTGGATGTGTCATTTCGATTGGTTTGGAAGCACCTTTAGTCTTGTTGTGTACTGGTTTGTCCAGGAACAGTATGGTGTACAGATGCTGTGGTGGTTACACCATAACTTATGTCACATTAGCTCTTATTTTCCCTTAGAACTGTGGGTAAAAAGATGTCTGTGCCAATGAACTTCCTGTCTGAAATTAAGCTTTTCCACACAGTGTTCCACAGCTGACACACACGCATATTCTAATTTACAAGTATTGTATTGATGTTAAGCAGCAGAATTCATTTCTCATTGATACTGTATGTGTATCACACTTAACCTATTGATACCCTGTTGATAGTTTTGCAAAATTCCAATAGGCAGCTTTCAAGGTTCAATCGAGTATGTAACTACAGCTTATAGACCCAGGTGGACCCGACCACGGCTCTGCATAGCCTTATAGCGTATTTACTTTACGCTAATAAGGTGAATTTATTGAATTATAGAAGGCCTAGCCAACATATAGACATATTAGTTAACCAGAAGAGCAACTTCGCTGATAAACAGTCTTTGGTCACTCGGGTCCAATCAGGTCTGTGTCCCCCTTGAAGGAAAAAAAGATTCTGCTTCGGCACTCATTGTCATCAGGTCCGTTCGGGTCCGGGCCCAGCTTCTTGGACCGGGGAAGACCTACATTGCATCCCCAAAAGACcagtaatcccccccccccccctcaaacaACTGGGATGCATCTGCAGAAAGATATTAAATCggagagaagaaaaagagaggAAACGTTTGTATCTTGTGCCAGCATGGAGATAATCTGTGGCGCTATCCTCTGAAGTCCTGTGAGCTGTTCGCAGTAAACTGTGGATGAGCTATTGGTTCCTGATATGCCCTCAACTGCTCTTAGTGAAGGAATTGCTTATAAAATCCAGATTAAACACGAGGTTGACTGACGAAGAAATAATCAGTTCTGGTAGAGACTTGGACATTTATCTTTAGTCattgttttatttatatatatatattttaataagtTTTTCATGAAATACTGACACCATCATTTACACTGCAGCTTCATGCTCATTTTGTCAGTTATAAATGTTTGCTTTCAGTTGGAAGATAACAGAACCCATTCTCTCATCCTAAGTGGAATGTAAGTACTCCATTGAGAGAGAATTTGCAGGCATGTGAAAAATGCATCTGTTTGAACTGTCTTATATTTAGCTAATATTATCGAATCAACCAGATGCTAAAGAAATAGGATGTCTGTGGAATGCTCAAACTTGAGTAGAAATCAAGGATTCACTTTCAACAAGGGAGAGGGACCAAGGGAGAGGACATGCGAGAGGAAGCCATTTTGAAATAATGGGACATGCCACGTGCCAGTGCCACACGCTTTCCTGAAGTGTCAGTGCATCATAAATTAAGAGCGAAACAGCTCAATTGAACAGATTGTAACTTGGATAAGCAAGGAAGTTTAGGCTATGTGTGTCtgtcgtttgtgtgtgtgtggaagtagCAGTGATCGGGGGGGGATAATTGTAGCTTCCTGTCATTGTTAATCCTCATGTAGCCTAGTGACCTTATCTCCCCTCACCAGACACTCCCAGCAAGGTAAAACCACTATAACAACTATCTCCTGTCACTTGACTCCTATGTCACTCAACACATGCAGTCACATCCTATGAACGAATTGCAACAACGATACTTGTTGCAGAAATTGCCTTGTGTGCTGCACAGATACATTAGGACACAGAGGTGTGACGTGCTCCTAATTGTCTTCCCGTGTTTGCGCCCTTCCCTTGATTCATTGCTTCCTTTTCAAAACACATTGGTAGAGAAATTCTGAAGGTTTCCCGAACTTTCTCACTTGTGTGTTAGTCAGACCAAAATGAGTCTGTGTTTGGGTTGTTCAGTCTCCATCTCCATACTGCATGATAGGCGGATGGTGTATCCAGCTCAGGGGAAGTCAGCCGTTCTCTGTAAGGGTAAACTTTCCTGTCGTTGCATCGGGGCTAGAAGCCAACCGGATCAGTCTAGTGTTAACTGTTTCTATGGCCTGGTTGCTGTCTAAATCACCACTTGGAAGCCAGAGGGGAagtgttgaccccccccccctaggTAAAAAGACAGTAGGTAAAGTGTTTACTCTCAATAGCCCAAGTCTTAAATTGAGACTTTGCGTGCACAACTGACTGTcccccattgacatcaatgtatGACTCATTGAAAGCAATAGGCCGACATGATTTTCACCACACTTAAGCCTGCGTGTCTCAATATGGAGTTAGGCCCTATGACAGAGTTCCACAGTAGCAGACGATGGAGGGGGATAATCTATGTTTAGATCCTATCCTAATCAGCTCCTCCTTATAATCAGAAAGGAACGCAGACAACAATGGGACCCTTATGTGGCAGTGTGTGGTGTAGCTTTTGCTTGTTAGCATGAGTCTTTATCATAAGCTTATATGTTTCTGTACTTTTTGATATCTTCTATTAGATTAGGCCGACAAGACCATATTGTGAAGGTTTTCCACTGATTTCTGATGACTCATGTCGTTATGAGTGGGAATGTGTTCACAATCAAGTTACCAGGGGAAActagggtaaaagataagtcaagCACAACCTTTTCCTTCCTCTTCCTATAACCCcttcagttgtgttatgacatgTCCTGTTATATCAGATTCCGTCCTCTGTCATCACATAAATAAGAACACTGTCGTTTAAAGTCAAACGCCACAGTCAGCAAGGAAAACAATAAACCATTACAAAGGTGAATGAAGCTACACAGGTTTTGCTGATGTTCCCAAGGGCTGCAATGGGTGATTGTTCAGGCTGGTGTTCCAATATCACTGACGGTGTGGGGAACTGTTTCGTTTGGCACAGCCTTGTTCAGTGTGTTGTCGCCACTCTGTTTCATGCTGCTGGAAGGCCTGGGTAGTACAGTTACTTGTGCTAAAAGCTTAGGGGGTAACAGCTGTGTCAGTTTTTAGCATTTTCTTAGGATTTAGCATGCTGGGCCTAGGGCAGGTTAATGGACAAGAGTTGGTGTTGGCTCCAAAGAGTGCCCatgatacatacagtacatacagaaaTTTAGTGGCCTTTATTCTCTAAGTTCTGTAGTGTCGTGAAACCCATGGGTttggagagagaggaaacagcgaAGCAAGAGGGTCCACTCCTGTCAATCTGTTCATGCTAGAATAAAGCGATAAGCAGACCAAGTGGGGAGTTTTTGTATGGCTGTCTATGAGAGCGTGTCAGATTTGGTCAACAAAACATTTGATTGCtaagtgaggcttatttgatcgaatagaagttttgTAAACGTTTAGGTTGTTACGAATGTACTGATCTAAGTGGACGCACGTGGAATTTCGTCAATGTTGAGAAACTATTTTATATCGGAGTTGTCAGTTATTCAcacgcgtatctgccctctcattgactagaatgttcccacctgatctcgcctcctcccgcctaccttccatctttgaggatatgtatttccattgttagagcggtcacttgactatcttgtcaatataagaTTGGAAATTCTCTGTGCTACACTCAACATTACCTAAGTAGTAAAGCGAGCTAGAACATTAGTAATGGTccgatttttatttttaatagctACTCttaactaattttcaaatgatcaGCACGCACGAACAACCGCACACTCACTCTTGTTGTATAAAATGACTGGTTAGTCGCCCATCTACAGCAAACCTTTGGACGGCCCTGCCATCTTATTAGTGCACTGGCACAACattctcaccacctctctctctctctcaccccgtcTACACTTGACATTGGTGTTCCAACACCACCATCCTGGCTGCAGGAAGTCATGTTTCTGGCACTGACCACCAGATGGGATTTAGCTGCTTCCTCTGGCAGGAAGCTGGTTCAAGTATGCTaggaggcagggaggagagggggttgaACGGGGGAGGACGGAGGGGTAGAGTGGGGCTCAAGGGGGTAGAGCTATGTCAACAAACAGCGCCAAGTTCTAACAATGTCAGTGGGACAATAGTCAGCGGGTTAGTGGGTTCAGACCGCTGAGTGTTTGGGTGTAAACGGGCCCGTGTCATCGCCTGTTGTTGTGTATAGGCTAGCACTCCAATAGCTTAAAGCTCAGGGTGGAAGAATCCCTAAGAAGGATGTTTAGGTAGCGGAGCTTGGGGATTGGTCAAGCGAGGGTGGAGTGGGCGAGgtattgatgtttttttttttttcaaggcTGGATGTTTTAGGGATAGTGGTTAAACAGGCTGTTGTGTCATGTGGGGgcagcaggtatcctagtggttagatcgttggacCAGTAAACCGAaatgttgctggatcgaatccctgagctga is a window encoding:
- the ltc4s gene encoding leukotriene C4 synthase encodes the protein MLDQVVLIAGVTVLGVLEQAYFSLQVIYARRKYSVSPPSTSGPPEFERVFRAQANCSEYFPIFIIILWVSGLFFSQGLSALCGLLYLYGRYQYFRGYAKTAHGRLAPLYFCAKVLWVLIGFSALGILGSMCRFYLDLDLKQLASSILDLTEEEGAGL
- the LOC115205134 gene encoding protein chibby homolog 1-like; its protein translation is MKSIREEWQEEWGRSKPGAGTRGEPERRPKMSIFREMWDKLGTPSTALSPGNWNPKLPPARLDASLSSLYYLDFNSRETELGPDYAPLALTLGGHSLIFQEGQWLLQQRPQGAKGRSPKAGDRTRIHRLKNKNRELQEENNALKIRVELLMDMLAETTAQLQGSDPGEGGSQDSLAVPQTPQLKRASFQIGSTKRKS